The Oncorhynchus masou masou isolate Uvic2021 chromosome 14, UVic_Omas_1.1, whole genome shotgun sequence region AGAGTGGAATGGGGTatacagtatcaaatcaaattttatttgtcacatacacatggttagcagatgttaatgcgagtgtagcgaaatgagaACGTTCAGTGTTGAGAAGACAACATGGTCATGATATGCGTGCTGAGTACACCAGGTGGATAAACAGCGCCAGGGGCATATTATTACAAAGCGCAACAACTAAGGCTTTGACCATAGAGATTTGCCCACAATTTGAGAGCTGtaggagggttgtgtgtgtgcgcgtgtgcgtttGGTTGACCTTGCAGATGTTAGCCCTCGTTTGAGAGTGTTCCTGTGCTGTGTGTTGTGAGTGATATGGTCTTTTACCTGCTCTGGCTGGGGGGCTCTGGAGACAGTTCTGGGAGACCATGGCTGTATGAACGGAGGTAGTGGCGTGGCTGGTGAGGTCAACCACAGAGGGTATGGGGGGTGCTGGGGAAACCTGCTGGATAGTGGGCTGCCGGGACTGCTGTGGCTGATTTTGGTTATTCTGAGCTGAGTTTGCGGGGATGCCATTCTCTGACAGAAACTCTTCCAGGTCCATGTACTCTAGCTGAAAGTTGTCCCCATCATATGGCAAGGTCTTGTCCCACAGGGTTGGCCCTAGGAAGGCCGACTGTGGAGTATTGGCACCGCCTTCCTCATCCAACTTTTTCtctttcccattcttctcttttCCAAAACCTGAAAATATTTGGAGAGAGTCATATCACTGTTAGACCAAAACAGCCAAACAATGCCTTTACAATGTCAAAACGGCTAAGCCAATAAAAGGCAacgtttttttatattttatatataaataaatgtctACTTGAGCCATATTTGAATGTTTATATACTTGATGCAAATAGATAAATAACCAAACTGCAGTAAACACCCCATCAACTCCAATAGCAAAAAAAACATCTAGGAGACAACCTCCAGTCTCaggaaatatattttaatttctcTTCAACCTATTTCCAGAAGTTTTAAAGAGTTTTTCAAATCTTTATCTATATATTCCCTATCAAGTTGTTGACAAATAAATACTAAATGGTTTCTAGACTGGCTAGTCTTTGGAATACTAACTATAGTGTATTTACAGTAGATTACAAACTTCCCACAATGTACTACTGTTGGACTTGTTTTTACcctttaaatgtatttttgtagTCGTGTTAAGATTTTTGTCTACGTTGTTGGGAAAGTTGTCAAAATGTCAGTTCTTTTAAAATGTTAGATATAATGTAGTTGATAAAACAGCGGTTGTTTGATTGGTAGAAGATATTTCTGATTtaaatagcagagaagtagaccaAGATGCCATATCCTCTAAGTTTTTGCCTAAGTTGTTGGGAAAGTGGTCCAAATAGCTGATGTGTCAAAAGTCTAAATGTTTACTCATTGTCTCATGGTAGAAATGTGCTCACCCAGTGCTATTAATGGTATATTTCTGAAACGTATATGACAGTTGATTCAACAGTGGGAAGTTAGCTCAACGAATGCAGTGGATAACCATTACTAAAACAGCTGTCACTTTTGATCAGAAGAAGATCATTCTGTTCTGATTACAGATTTGAATGTGTTGTCACGACACCAGAGATTTGACTTcgataccaggtttagtatcacgataccaAAAATGATACCAATTGAAAAAGAAAAAAAGGGTATTAGCCAAAGTCACAGAATGGTAATTGTTCCAGATGGATCTTTTGAGTCCATTATcattacatttgtaaaaatgttttaATGTATGCATTAATTAATTATAAAATAAATGTCACTTTTTTTTTACCAATCAAACTTCATAACATTATGATCATCGtttatttgaatggtaaatctctagtctattgataaactgggtaaatcGTGATGTAGCCTAGGCCTATTTACAATACAAGGGAATGCATATTCAATAGGAGTGTGTCcatgcattgagttattgaccTTGTCTCGGCTGATTTCATTGGAATACAGATGAAAACCAATTTGTTTTCCTTCCATTTGGGACTTATTTTAAAGTATGCACGTTCTCTTTAAGACCCATGACGTcattcacacatgcacacacttttGAAAACATTTATTAACAGTTTCAACATTTCCACATGCTGTTTTTCATTATTCAGGTGTGTTAACTTATGTGCAGCATAAGTGGTGATGCAGCTccgactcccagtggttcctcctGACAGGCTTGGGCTAGCAATGAGTAAGTGGAGCAGGCACGGTGCTCTCGCGCTAGAAGGGGACATCGGCTACGCTGATAGTCAGACTTGGTCCTACCTCAATCCGTAGACGACATGACAGAAGTATCAAATATAACAAAAATGCTGGTACCCAACCGTTTTTCAGGTTCTAGTATAGAAAAAGTACTGAAGTTTCGGTGTATCGTGAAACACGCatttgaatagcagagaagtagaccaAGATCTCATACCCTCGAAGTGTTTTTGTCTAAAGTGCTGGGGAGTTTggcaaaaacattatttttttcagAAAATGCAGTTGATGCGGTTACTAAAAGAGCTGTACCATTTTATCGCAACAATATATTTGTGTTACAATTTCAGATTTCAATAGCAGAAGTAGAGGAAGATGCCATACGCCCTAACTTTTTGTCTAACTTGTTGGCAAAGTGTCTATGTAGCTGATTGTTGTCACAAGTTATTGTTCACAGTGCATAGAATGTTGGAtgtaatgatgtcacaatgggacCTTTAGAATGTTGAAATCCCTTTAGTGGATGGAGGACAAAACGAAGGGCAAAAAGCTTTATAGTTTATAAAGTGCATCCAAAAGTTGTATTCAAGCACActggtcctgaccactctgcacTTTTTAAACGTTTGAATGACGTTTATAGCTTAAACGGTGTACGAAAAAAAAATAGCACTCCAAATAATAATAAGTACTGTATGCCAAAACTTACAGTGGGACGTTTTCTGTCGTAAGTCACATGAATTAAAGGGATAGTTGCTACACTGTATCCTTATCAGGCCGAACCTGTCATAACAGGAATGTATTTTTTGACATTTAATGACAAATTGCAACCATTATGGATCATACTCTACTCCTTCCCGATCTGGCCAGATGTAGTAGTACTAATACATTACACTTAATGCGGAAATCAGCAGTATAAACAATAACACAGCGAATCCCCGACACTGgttcggtaaaaagctgagggatggggctagagaaatgtaaccacCGAAATGCATAGACATTAAGAGTTTGAGTTAAGGATACAATAATTGAttaccatccatgatatcaaaattatagttttaaccatgttagggctatatagtgtttgtttacaaacattggagtaaaacaatctTATACTTGGGGttcgacagttgaactaagctcatgaggcatttataaattctactcttcaagaatcaatgaatTTAGAAGTCAAACAATGGATGTAGCAACAGTGATTGTCCCTTTAAATTTACACTTGAATCAACGCCTATTCTTAGTAAACAAAGGTGAGAAACACCGGGCTACTGAAATATTGTAGCCATCCGAGACGTTGTTTTTTTTCTGCATTGTATCTTGCTTGCTCACGCGCTGCAACACTGACAGGTCATGCTTGAAAGCGAGAACGACAAAACAATCGTCTCAAAAATGAATGTAAACTACCACGTAACAAATTATTTGATGTCTGCGTTTTGTTTACCTTCATGATGAAATGGCAGCTTCATTGGATTCTCCAACAGGGATTTCAGTACGCCATTAGTTGGAGTTTGGAAAGATGAGTTTAAAGGAACAGGTCTGGCCATTTTCTCCATTGGTCTGGAGGACGATAGTATAGCGTACAATTGCTGTTATTCCAAAAGAAGACCCGCGTTTGAAAATATGTTAAACAAACACCAAACGTCAACGCTTGACCCAACCTGTAGTTCAGACCGAGAAATTGATATCCGCGCAGAAAATAACAATTACGTGGTTCGTCGAACGACACTAGTTCGAGAAGGCAGAGAACTAACTGGATGTGAAGCTCAAGATGGTTCACAATCCATTTGTGGACACCTATGTACATGACGTCAAACCTTTGGCAAATACTTGAATACCGACTCTGCGAATGAGAAGGAGGGACTGACCACTGCTGAATTGGGAACTTTTTTGTTTCACGTTTTTTCCCTATCATTTTTTTCTCAGCCCTTTTCTCCTTGAAAATATATATGTCAATCATGTTAATTGACAGATTACTCCGACATGGCGTACAAAATCGTTGTACTACCCACATCCATTAGCCTTGGTATGTAGTGCAAGATCCATAgattgagccccccccccccccccacacaccacacacacacagttgtctcTCTCCCAGTTAGGCTACACTATTCTgttatttactgtatgtttggtcattccatgtgtaactctgtgttgttgtttgtgtcgcactgctttgctttatcttggccaggtcgcagttgtaaatgagaatgtgttctcaactagcctacctggttaaataaaggtgaagtaaaaTAAATTAAACACTGGTGGCAGCAGTGGGCTCATTGTGGTGTTCTCTCAGGGCCTTGTAAGCATGTGAAGCTTTGAGTGTGAGGACATACAACCCTTCTTTAAAAGAGGGGGAATATTGTAATTTAGGCCTACTGCAATGTGGTGTAGTGAGCTTCGTTGGACATATACACAGAGGCCTGTGTTATTAGGTGCTCAGCTCTGTAGTAGGATATGGATCAAGCCCCCATCATGGCTCTCTCGCTCCTGTACATTCAATAGATAATTTAAAGCTTGTTTCCACCAAACTGGTAACTATTCAACTCTAATAATttgtcacacacaccacatagttctagtgaaatgtgttgttttacagggtcaccCATAGTAGTATGGCACCCCTGGAGTAAATTAGGGTGGCACCCCTGGAGTAAATTAgggtaagtgccttgctcaagagcacagagacagatttttcaccttgtcagctcagatattcaaaccagtgacctttcagttactggcccaacgtgcTAACCGCTAGACTACTAAAAATAGTAGGCTTATAACAGGTGTGCCAACTGTACATTTCTTAACCTTAGACCTATAGACCTACTATTGGCCACAGAGTAATTGAATTagacaaacatttattttatctCTATTATGCCCTACAAACATTGAACCTATGGTCTACAACAGCCCTCTACACTCATTGTATTTCTTCAAACCAATCAATTAGAATGTTAGTACAGAAAAATgcccaggacatctacagcacccaatgtcacaggaaagcAAAAGAGAACATCAAGCACAtcagtcacatgcgccgaatacaatgagtctagaccttacagtgaaatgcttacttacgagcccctaaccaaccacacagtttaaaaaaataagagataaaagtaacaagtaattcaaGAGAaacagtgaaataacaatagcgagactatatacacagggggtaccgatacagagtctgggcaggggcaccagttagttgaggtaccatgtacatgtaggtagagttaaagtgactatgcatagaagacaacagagagtagcagttgtgtaaagaggggggggggggactgcatatagtctgggtagccatttgactagatgttcaagagtcttatggcttgggggtagaagctgtttagaagcctcttggacctagactaatgaagctggttgagagaatgccaagagtgtgcaaagctgtcatcaaggcaaagggtggctactttgaagaatctcaaatctcaaatatattttgatttgtttatgactttttgggttattacatgattccatatgtgttatttcatagtttttatgccttcactattattctataatgtagacaacagtaaaaataaagaaaaaccctggaatgagtaaatgtgtccaaacttttgactggtactgtatattaaaagTCAAATGTTTGTCCCGGATAGGGTCCATATCAAGTGAATGATTGGCCTATGTTGGGATCCCTACATCTGAAAGTAGGGCAACAACCTCAGTTCACCTCAACGGAGGAGTCTAACAActtgataaaacataaatatatagTTTTATTGGCTaaattgctttaaaaaaaagagTCAATTCAGGCCATTTCAGTCATGGCTTGTTgtgggtggtagtggtagtggtggttgaGATGGATTTATTCCTCAGATAGAGTAGTTTTGACTAAAACTGCACCATTCTACACAGCCTACCAGAGTGGGAGTACATAGATCACAAATACTGTATGTGAGAACCTTACTTTGCCTGCAGCCGTTTTTGGGGTTCTTGTGAATAGGGTTGAAATGATCAGTATATCCAAACACACTACCCCGGACCTTTCCCCCTCACTCCCCCACAACCAAAATATAGAATTGAAGATTCAACTGGTTGAAATGTGTAAAATTAAACCCATAGCTTAATTTGAATTGTaccaacagagaggagacaatgGTTTTTCAAGAAGATTGTCCCACTTAGCCGTGGAAGTCATGTGAATAAGAATTCAGGGGCTGGACAGAAAAACAAACAACTCACTGAAACGAGCCACAGTACAGTAGCTAAAGGCTTGTGGAAGGGACTGAAATGAGTCACAGTACAGTAGCTAAAGGCCTGTGGAAGGGACTGAAACGAGTCACAGTACAGTAGCTAAAGGCTTGTGGAAGGGACTGAAACGAGCCACAGTACAGTAGCTAAAGGCCTGTGGAAGGAACTGAAACGAGTCACAGTACAGTAGCTAAAGGCCTGTGGAAGGGACTGAAATGAGTCACAGTACAGTAGCTAAAGGCCTGTGGAAGGGACTGAAACGAGTCACAGTACAGTAGCTAAAGGCCTGTGGAAGGGACTGAAACGAGCCACAGTACAGTAGCTAAGGGCCTGTGGATAGGACTGAAACAAGCCACAGTATAGTAGCTAAGGGCCTGTGGAAGGGACTACTGGGTGGGGCCCACTAAGTACCTTTAAGATACATGATATGGATAACATTGGGTCTTAAAACATTCCTTGAGAGCCCTTGATATTGGCCAACTATTTTGGGACTTAGCATCATGTGCAGCTATTGATTAGAACCACTTGACATGATTTATTGTCCATCACAGCCAATGAAAAGTAATTTACCGTTCAAAATTATTGATTTTATTTGCAATTATTATACATTTAAATAAATTTCAGTGGCCTAATGTAGACATATTATAAATCAGTGACGTGCACTTGCCATCTCGAAAGGATGTTGTGTGTATTTGATCTCATAGATCTACCAACCCTGTTCTAGCTCTGGCCATGATGGTTAGACCTCCGCCTTAGCTGCACTAGCTGTGCCATGTTCCCCATGGCTCCCCACCTGGGCGTAGGCTTCCTGTGAAACTACTGGGGCTGAAAAAGAAAGCATGACAGATCTCACTCGGCCTGTCTGAGGAGCTAGATGGGAGACCAAGCCCAGAAGGGTTTAGAATCCTCTCCTCAGTAGTGGGAAGCTACTCAAGCTGGAAGTTTTCATTGTTTTAATTCCAACTTCGTTGTGCACTGTGTATTTTGTACTTTTAAATATGCAGTGCACTTCAACTTGAAGTTGAGCCTGTGAGAAAAGTCACATTTCAACATTCTCTTTGTCATGTTTCAACTGGACCATAGCATAGCTCTATCCTCTGTGTTTTTTTTACAAGTAAAAGTGATGGATAACCAGTAATACAAGTGTAAGTGTTGATCAATGCAGTCAATTTGACTGGCTTTTAAAGTACAGCTCAGAGTTGACTTGTACATTTCACAGCTGGccctcctttactctgctccaTGCAATGCAGATATGCCACCATGTATGTTCAATGTCACTGCTGTGGCTTAAGTGCATGTTACTCAAGGAATATATCATTTATTAATTGTTcataaagtgttggtcccctCCATTTTCTATTTATTTTGTTATGTAAGTGCCCGACAGTACTGTTCTGTGAAATACATGCAGAGTCTAATTCAATGCAACATCCCGCTCCCAATGCTCCCCTGACAAGAATTCACACTGAGGGTTCAGATGTGGTTTTGGGCAAGATATGGCACACAGAATCCTGCAGCACGGTGAGCTAGGGATAACGGCCTGAGTCCGCGTGTAATTACTCTGTGAAATGTTACATAACATGAATAGTTTTCCGTTGAAAAGAGCTTCAGCTTCATTTCAGTTTCTGCAGCATGCTACCCTAGACCTTCAGGCCTGCTGGGGTATTACAGTACAGCTTTTTATCTCATCGTGTTTATTCATTCACAATATCCTTTTTCACAGAAAGATGACATGACATTGTTGACCTCACGACCCCTGGCTATTTCAGGCACATCATATACGTACAGTGGCTGATGTTAATCCTTCAGATTTCGTTATACTCCCAAGGGGAATCAAAGTGGCCTGGGCCAACGCTAAAATAAACCTTATTTAGGGTTGGTTATTTTTAGAGGAGTGTAGTCGTCAAGATGTTCTGTGCTTATATATAGTTTTGAGTCAAGCGTCCTCAAAGATAATCCCAGATTATGGAGACATCTGACCTACCTGGAACCCTGCTCCTCCTTCTCCAAATGGAAGCACTTCAGGGAGCTCATTCTTTACCACAGCATTGCAACTCAAACATCCCCAAACCTGAGAGATTGCCAAGGGTTACACCAAAACCACTTCATAAATAGAATGGGCATGAATGTACAATATATAGCAATAACAATTCCATGAGAACCCAGGAAAGCATAAGGCAGGGTAACACTCTTCAGTTTCTGATTCAGTTTGCTTTGATTTATCCTGCGGCAAGTAAACATTTCTTGGAATCAGAGGAGCTCAAAATCGGGCTTTGTGAGGTAGAGCAGAGAAACAATCAGGCAGAAGTGGGCCGTAAGCGATACTCTAACGAGATCTAATTTCATTGACAAAGAGAACTCTCATCAAGACAGGTGGGCGGCATGAGACGAAGGCTACGTGTCAAATGTATGTCTCCGTGGTAACACCTTGCGAAGAAGTGGCAATAGACATTCGGAGACAAGGACATGATCGGTATGTTTTTCCATTTGAATGTTATCACTACAAGGGGAAAGAACTCTACTATGTTTTGTTAATTTACATTAGGAACAAGAAAGGGTTTTAGGTGTAACGCTCGTCGAAATgggtagaccaaggcgcagcgtgatttgggttcattatattttatttaaatgtgaaccagcaacaaaacaataaagagaaaCAAATGAACATACAGCCTTGTAGGGCTCAAAagcaacaatacaacaacaagatcccacaaacaacaagtgggaaaaggctacttaaatatgatccccaatcagagacaacgatagacagctgcctctgattgggaaccataccaggccaacatagaaatacaaaaactagactacacatagaaataataaactagaacaccccccagtcacgccgtgacctactccaccatagaacataaaggctttctatggtcaggacgtgacattaCCCCCCCAGAAGGTAGGGACTCTGGCCGTAAAACCTGAAACCAAAAGGGAGGGTTGGGGTGGGGGGGTCTTGtgttggtggcggctctggtgcgggacaaaGAACCCTCTCATCCCGCGGATCCTCCAGCATCGGATGCGGCTCAGGTGCGGGACGAAGAACCCGCTCATCCCGCTCATCCAGCCATGGACACCgagcctggactgggcaccaatGCAGAAGAAGTCTCTGACCTTGGAGCTGGACGCCGTGCttagactgggcatcggcgcaagGGAAGGCTCCAACCATGGAGCGGACTGGTCGCTGTGCCTGGACTAGGCACCAACGCAGAAGAAGACTCtggccttggagctggactggacaccaTGCTcagactgggcatcggcgcaggagaaggctccggccatggagctggaggttccagactgtggaccgtctcaggaggctccggactggggaacTGTCGACGGAacctctggactgtggaggcgcactggaggcctgatgcgtgggaccagtacaggtggcaccgggctaaTGACACGCACCTCCGGGTGAGTGCGGGAAGgaggcacaggacatactggactgtggaggcgcactggaggcctgatgcgtgggaccggtacaggtggcaccgggctgatgacacgcacctcagggcgagtgcgaggaggaggcacaggacgtactggactgtggaggcgcactggaggcctgatgcgtgggaccggtacaggtggcaccgggctgatgacatgcacctcagggcgagtgcgaggaggaggcacaggacgtactggactgtggaggctcACTGGAGGTCtagagcgtagagctggcacaatccgtcctggctggatgctcactttagcccggcaagtgcggggcgctggcacaggacgcactgggctgtgaaggcgcactggcgACACAGTGCGTGGAactggcgcaggatatcctgaccaggagcgctgagccgtcacaacctgtcctggctcgATGATCATTTTCACACGACAAGTGCGGAGAGCTGGCACCgagcgcaccgggctgtgaatgtgcactggagacacagtgtgTATCACCGTGTAACATGGTGCCTGAACAGTCACACACTCCTCAAAGCGAGTGCGGGGAGTTGGAGTCTGGAACCTGGCTCTGCCAATCAccccgtgtgcctcccccaaaaaaatatttggggctgcctctcgtgcttgcGTCTTGGTTGCGAACCCCGGAGCCGTCGTTGATCCTCCTTTGCTGCCTCCATCTGCTTCTATGGCCGGCTTTCATACCTCTCCAATacttcctcccaagtccaggctattctctcctcaacctcctctaTAGACCAGGATGTCATCTCCTCCCGAGTACCCTGCTTGGTCCAGTTGTGCTCGTCGAAAATgggtagaccaaggcgcagcgtgatttggggtcatcattatttatttaaatgtgaaccagcaacaaaacaataaagagaaacaaacaaacgtacagccttgtagggctcaaacgcaacaatacaaaaacaagaacccacaaacaacaggtgggaaaaggctacctaaatatgatccccaatcagagacaacgatagacagcagcctctgattgggaaccataccaggccaacatagaaatataaaaacTAGActacacatagaaataataaactagaacaccccccagtcacgccctgacctactccaccatagaaaataaaggctttctatggtcaaGACGTGACATTAGGGCTGTACAGTATTTGCTCTATGCAGCTGCATGCATGCATTCTTAGCTTCTACTTCACACACTAATTCTCCATCCTCTGCATGATTCTGCCTGTCTatcacctctctccctgcctgagATGTGAGTTATTGAGGGTCATCTCCAGCTCCCATACACTGCATTAAGTTCTCACAACGCCAAAATACTGAGCTGCTgctgcccacacacacatcaagagCAATGCAGGTGAAGAAATCTCTTTGCGTGGTTGCCAGATATGCTTGATTTATTAAGTGCACATATAGGTAGAAGTAAGAGTAAAGAACAGTCAATTGACTTATACTATTCAGGTCATCAGAGTTTGTTTACCTGGAGATGTAGCATatagatacatttaaaaaatgttgtgCTTTGGAGACATTTAGTCACAATGACCACATCTTGGTGACATTGAGTCCAAGCAGATTTCTTGAGATTTGAAGCAAAGCACAAAGCATGTGTTGACATACGACCATTACATTTTGCCattaataaaacaaaaaaatctaCTTCAAATAAGCTTTTCTACAAATGACCTGCTTGAATCCATTGATTGTATTGACTTGGCCTTTGAACAAAAAGTCAATAGGGAAAGCTGCTTAGTGGTTTACACTTAGAGAGGTTACTGAGGATGAAGAACATCTTTTCAATACTTTTCAACCTACTGGAAGTGCATTTGACAAATCTCTACACAGAGTAATAATCATAACACACATGTCCGTCTACCCTTTGTTCAAGGTGTGCTGTCACTTGTCCGTGTCATTCAGTTTGTATGCCCTGGGGAAACAACTGTACATTTCACTATGTGGAGTTGTGTACTTTCAGAGAAATGTTGAGTACATTGTGACTTCAGCAAAGTGTTTTGCCTCATAGCTTACCTTACCTTGGCCAAGATTCAATCAGATAGTGTTAACCGAAGACAGCCGACACCCTCATAGCTGATGTTTTTGCAGTGTCTGAGGTGTAACGGAAGCCACTACTAGGTTCGGTTTGCTTCTAGCAGAACTTGGATAAGCAAAGCGAACGTCTGTgcctcgcatactcccttaaaagaccatTGCTTAAAAAACTGCAATATTACTGTTTGTCCCTCTTGAGACACCATAGCAACAACATACCCAGTATACAtttcctcaaaatagtctgaattaatctaagataaatcAAGAATGAATTAATTGAACCATTATTTAAATCAAGAATGAATTAATTGAAGTTTTTGCTGAGATCTTGGtcgcgcaattttacatctaactaagatatttggtgcagtatttctcaagtaaaaaaaATCTGCATGAAAACCAGCCATCTCTCactgaatgacaacaaacacttaattgaagaatcACTTCCACAGCTCTCACTCCTACTAgtagtactgt contains the following coding sequences:
- the LOC135554380 gene encoding hepatic leukemia factor-like; amino-acid sequence: MEKMARPVPLNSSFQTPTNGVLKSLLENPMKLPFHHEGFGKEKNGKEKKLDEEGGANTPQSAFLGPTLWDKTLPYDGDNFQLEYMDLEEFLSENGIPANSAQNNQNQPQQSRQPTIQQVSPAPPIPSVVDLTSHATTSVHTAMVSQNCLQSPPARAVLPSAARNTPSPIDPESIQVPVGYEPDPADLALSSVPGQEMFDPRKRKFAPEELKPQPMIKKARKIFIPEDLKDDKYWARRRKNNVAAKRSRDARRLKENQIAIRAGFLEKENGALRSEVADLRKELGRTKNIVAKYEARHGPL